The DNA region GTCAGTACAGACATCCTACGAGCTTAACCCAGTACCAAATATTGATGCAGAAGATGAATACCTGGTACAACAGTCCCATGGTAGCTGAGGTGGGTGGAATGACGTTGtttacaaagaagaagagggcaTCTTCAGCTCTCAAGTGGATTCTTTTCCGGATGAGGAAGTAAAACTGGCCCACTGACGGGTTTAACGGACAAAATTATCACGTAGATAACAACAtatgttatttatttccagAATTTgtatacaaaatacaacatttaccTGTCAGATCAGAGGGAACAAGATATTTTTTCTTGTCCAGATCTCCTATTCTGGCTTTGGGTGCTTTCTCCACAATTACCTGAAAGGAAGGACAGAGGGAGAACGaaatcatcattattatttacctTGGAAAATTTAACTCTGGAACATTTGGACCTAAACCATAGAGCTTCTATGAAAGTGCATCTGAACCGTTGTGTAATGCATGCGTttcatttacatgcatttatatttgaaaaatcAACTCCAGGATTCTGCTGCTACTCCAGTCTTGAATCTACATTCGGGATTCAAGAGAGTAAATGTGGccgtttttaattttaaaaaaaagttttatatttataaaaaataggACCGAAATAAAACGGAGACATATCACTGTAGAGTTCAAATGataaacatttacaaattatAGCcactgcttcttctttttttttaagtaattaataaataaattacaaaaagcTTCTAAAATGTGAACATGTCTGATTGAGCCAATAaaagttatttctttttaacagattaaacaagacaTTTGTAAAAGTCATCTTGGACTTTTGTGAGGTTTTGACGGGCTGTTTTACCATTtccttgaaaaataaatctg from Brachionichthys hirsutus isolate HB-005 chromosome 23, CSIRO-AGI_Bhir_v1, whole genome shotgun sequence includes:
- the LOC137911287 gene encoding gamma-aminobutyric acid receptor-associated protein, with the translated sequence MKFQYKEEHPFEKRRSEGEKIRKKYPDRVPVIVEKAPKARIGDLDKKKYLVPSDLTVGQFYFLIRKRIHLRAEDALFFFVNNVIPPTSATMGLLYQEHHEEDFFLYIAYSDESVYGSSQREI